In Nocardia yunnanensis, one DNA window encodes the following:
- a CDS encoding glutathionylspermidine synthase family protein, with translation MRRIRSTPRPGWQRIIEGQGLVYGSPGQYANGQPRPYWDESVHYEFDMDEILAMEAQVEVLHTMCLHAVEQVVLTERFADFGLPQWSWEHITKSWHRSDPHVYGRFDLRYDGRGPAKLLEYNADTPTSLLEAAIVQWHWLTDTHPDDDQWNSLHEKLVERWGELRDTLPGSQLHFSWSSADASGEDNVTTAYMQETAAEAGFDTVALPIEEVGFDSELGRFVDLAEAPIEAIFKLYPWEWALDDEFGQRIMASLPETMWLEPLWKTLLSNKAILAVLWEMYPGHPNLLPAYLDDPHELTEYIRKPKLGREGANMTIVGAGMETATGGVYGEEGYVYQLLDPLPEFDGMRPVLGAWIVGDTSAGLGIRETVGLITDDTSTFVPHRIPQ, from the coding sequence GTGCGGCGGATTCGCAGCACTCCGCGGCCGGGCTGGCAGCGGATCATCGAGGGTCAGGGCCTGGTCTACGGCTCGCCGGGACAGTACGCCAACGGGCAGCCCCGCCCGTACTGGGACGAATCGGTGCACTACGAGTTCGACATGGACGAGATCCTGGCCATGGAGGCACAGGTCGAGGTGCTGCACACCATGTGCCTGCACGCCGTCGAACAGGTGGTGCTGACCGAGCGTTTCGCGGATTTCGGTCTGCCGCAGTGGAGTTGGGAGCACATCACCAAGTCCTGGCATCGCTCCGACCCGCACGTCTACGGCCGCTTCGATCTGCGCTACGACGGCCGCGGCCCGGCGAAACTGCTGGAGTACAACGCCGATACCCCCACCTCCCTGCTGGAGGCGGCGATCGTGCAGTGGCACTGGCTCACCGACACCCACCCCGACGACGACCAGTGGAACTCCTTGCACGAGAAGCTGGTCGAGCGCTGGGGCGAGTTGCGTGACACCCTGCCGGGCAGTCAACTGCACTTCAGCTGGTCGAGCGCCGACGCCTCCGGTGAGGACAACGTCACCACCGCCTACATGCAGGAGACCGCCGCCGAGGCCGGTTTCGACACCGTCGCCCTGCCCATCGAGGAGGTCGGATTCGATTCGGAGCTGGGCCGTTTCGTGGATCTGGCCGAGGCCCCCATCGAGGCCATCTTCAAGCTCTACCCCTGGGAATGGGCGCTGGACGACGAATTCGGTCAGCGCATCATGGCCTCCCTGCCGGAAACCATGTGGCTGGAACCGCTCTGGAAGACCCTGCTGTCGAACAAGGCGATCCTGGCCGTGCTGTGGGAGATGTATCCCGGCCACCCCAACCTGCTGCCCGCCTACCTCGACGACCCGCACGAACTCACCGAGTACATTCGCAAACCCAAACTCGGCCGCGAGGGCGCGAACATGACCATCGTCGGCGCGGGCATGGAAACCGCGACCGGCGGCGTCTACGGCGAGGAGGGCTACGTCTACCAGCTGCTCGACCCGCTGCCCGAATTCGACGGTATGCGACCGGTCTTGGGCGCGTGGATCGTGGGCGACACGTCGGCGGGACTGGGCATCCGCGAAACCGTCGGCCTCATCACCGACGACACCTCCACGTTCGTCCCGCACCGAATCCCTCAGTAA
- a CDS encoding acylphosphatase, whose amino-acid sequence MSAAPVRLSAWVHGDVQGVGFRWWTRSRALELGLTGYARNHRDGRVHVVAEGPRERCETLLDLLRSGTTPGRVNLVVEDWNPAQGGMTGFEER is encoded by the coding sequence ATGAGCGCAGCCCCGGTCCGGCTCAGCGCCTGGGTCCACGGTGACGTGCAGGGCGTCGGCTTCCGCTGGTGGACCCGCTCCCGCGCCCTGGAACTGGGCCTGACCGGCTACGCCCGCAACCACCGCGACGGCCGCGTGCACGTGGTCGCCGAAGGCCCCCGCGAACGCTGCGAAACCCTCCTCGACCTGCTACGTTCCGGTACAACACCGGGCCGGGTAAACCTGGTGGTGGAAGACTGGAACCCCGCCCAGGGCGGCATGACAGGATTCGAAGAACGCTAG